One part of the Acidobacteriota bacterium genome encodes these proteins:
- a CDS encoding energy-coupling factor transporter transmembrane component T gives MATPAPAVRLGLLMWSVVLGVVSSGWKLGVVLAGTLALAAMVRPSGLRVLRRPALWFSLVALLVLPLFLIEPRDLPLAGGLTASSAGVTLGLSMVVRAIVITVAAAGFSTTVSIRELADLLEAAGLRGLGFALGVAVHSVQHSHHVWMTTAKAFRLRGGFRTTWWRDGRLLLVTVVSTMLRRADETVAAAQARAFSPDRIRPAAPRLSAPDWWWIALLTAVAAALLVV, from the coding sequence ATGGCGACGCCCGCGCCAGCCGTGCGTTTGGGGCTGCTCATGTGGTCGGTGGTGCTGGGAGTCGTCTCGTCTGGCTGGAAGCTTGGAGTGGTGCTCGCTGGAACACTTGCCTTGGCCGCCATGGTTCGGCCAAGTGGTCTGCGTGTGCTGCGCCGGCCCGCACTGTGGTTCAGCCTTGTTGCCTTGCTGGTCCTGCCTCTCTTCCTGATCGAGCCGCGCGATCTCCCTCTCGCCGGTGGGCTCACGGCGTCGAGCGCGGGCGTGACGCTCGGCCTGTCCATGGTGGTGCGGGCGATCGTGATCACCGTGGCCGCAGCGGGTTTTTCCACCACCGTCTCGATTCGCGAATTGGCCGATCTGCTTGAGGCCGCGGGACTGAGGGGGCTGGGCTTCGCTCTGGGCGTGGCCGTCCACAGTGTGCAGCACTCCCACCATGTCTGGATGACGACAGCCAAGGCATTCCGGCTCAGAGGCGGTTTCCGCACGACCTGGTGGCGTGATGGCCGGTTGTTGCTGGTCACAGTGGTCAGCACGATGTTGCGCCGAGCGGATGAGACGGTGGCGGCAGCCCAGGCCCGGGCCTTTTCCCCCGACCGCATCCGTCCCGCCGCGCCGCGTCTATCGGCGCCGGATTGGTGGTGGATCGCGTTGCTGACAGCGGTCG
- a CDS encoding ATP-binding cassette domain-containing protein, with amino-acid sequence MIDIRRLSVGFGQQPVLNDIDLHIGAGERVLLAGASGSGKSTLLRCIAGIVPHAVAADITGRITVAGRDTASTPLGELAQTVGLVFQNPAVQLFNLTVGEEVAFGPLNLGLTSREVRARSEWALSVSGLTGREAADVRTLSGGEQQRLAIAAVLAMRPAVLALDEPLASLDVESSRRLIGALDDLSRSTGTTVVVAEHRLREGAELASRTVLLDDGRAVADGRTATLMDQRALLRDLGLRRPTSASQSSWEQLIGPMATPGGVPIVELRGVEAWHGRQCVLGGLDLVIHEGEFVALVGDNGSGKSTVAKVLAGILRPKTGVVRWTHGKPVPGRDVGILLQDSRWQLFCDTVASEVALGPSNFGLDSSPLVSRLLNAADLEQAADRPLHTLSAGQQQRAALCAVLALEPMLLILDEPTIGQDWRHLERLMTVVSDMNRRGCAVLLISHDFKLIHRHASRIVMLRDGRIAADGVPATGQADEAQDIHAI; translated from the coding sequence ATGATCGATATCCGGCGGCTCTCGGTCGGGTTCGGCCAGCAACCGGTGTTGAACGACATCGACCTGCACATCGGGGCGGGCGAACGAGTGCTATTGGCGGGGGCGTCCGGCAGTGGCAAGAGCACGCTGCTGCGTTGCATTGCAGGCATCGTGCCCCACGCAGTGGCGGCAGACATCACCGGCCGTATCACCGTGGCCGGTCGAGACACCGCCTCGACACCTCTTGGCGAACTGGCCCAGACAGTCGGGCTCGTGTTCCAAAACCCAGCTGTCCAACTCTTCAACCTGACTGTGGGAGAGGAGGTGGCGTTCGGCCCACTGAATCTCGGACTCACGAGTCGAGAGGTGCGCGCACGAAGTGAGTGGGCGCTGTCAGTGTCAGGGCTCACGGGCCGAGAAGCAGCGGACGTAAGAACGCTGTCAGGGGGTGAGCAACAGCGGCTTGCCATTGCGGCCGTTCTGGCGATGCGCCCTGCCGTTCTGGCGCTCGATGAACCTCTGGCCAGCCTGGACGTCGAGAGCAGCCGGCGTCTGATTGGCGCGTTGGACGACCTGTCCCGCTCAACCGGCACGACTGTGGTTGTGGCCGAACATCGACTCCGAGAAGGTGCCGAACTGGCGTCCCGCACCGTCTTGCTGGACGATGGCCGGGCGGTAGCCGACGGGCGGACCGCGACCCTTATGGATCAGCGGGCGCTGTTGCGCGACCTCGGTTTGCGCCGGCCGACGTCGGCGTCCCAATCTTCGTGGGAACAGCTGATCGGTCCAATGGCGACACCCGGTGGAGTTCCGATTGTTGAGTTGCGAGGTGTGGAGGCGTGGCATGGCCGGCAGTGTGTGCTTGGGGGGCTCGACCTCGTCATTCACGAGGGTGAGTTCGTCGCGCTTGTCGGCGACAATGGCAGCGGCAAGTCCACCGTGGCGAAGGTGTTGGCCGGCATACTCCGTCCGAAGACCGGCGTCGTGCGTTGGACGCACGGGAAGCCGGTGCCGGGACGAGACGTCGGCATTCTGCTCCAGGATTCCCGCTGGCAGTTGTTCTGCGACACGGTGGCGAGCGAGGTCGCGCTTGGCCCGTCGAACTTCGGCCTCGATTCTTCACCCCTGGTGTCACGCCTGCTGAACGCCGCCGATCTGGAGCAGGCGGCCGACCGTCCCCTGCACACGCTATCGGCAGGTCAGCAGCAGCGGGCCGCGCTCTGTGCCGTGCTGGCCCTCGAGCCCATGTTGCTGATCCTTGACGAGCCCACGATTGGCCAGGATTGGCGTCACTTGGAACGCCTGATGACGGTGGTGTCCGATATGAATCGGCGCGGCTGTGCCGTGCTGCTCATCAGTCACGACTTCAAGTTGATCCACCGACACGCGAGTCGCATCGTCATGCTGCGCGATGGACGTATTGCCGCCGACGGCGTGCCGGCCACCGGCCAGGCTGATGAGGCCCAGGATATTCATGCGATATAA
- a CDS encoding DUF364 domain-containing protein has translation MGILDDLLASLTGDCAVRHVLVGAHLTAVCSDRCGLAATVIDDRPHQRTVRDAGRLHLKSARELAEYARSDDPTEASIGVAAINSLIVVDETAITLINAFDLIARRGAGKCVAVVGSFPFVPRLRNLVGELLVIERRPADGEYPASAADTLIPRAEVVAVTASSLINHTLDHLLSLCKPGAFVVVLGPTAPLSHVLLDHGATAVAGSIVTDEMGAIRAIEQGSSFRQLPGIRLAAMTVGPHGHGIDGHARV, from the coding sequence ATGGGGATCCTTGACGACCTGCTTGCCAGCTTGACGGGGGACTGCGCGGTGCGGCACGTGCTGGTCGGCGCTCACCTGACCGCCGTCTGCAGTGACCGCTGTGGCTTGGCCGCCACGGTCATCGACGACCGACCTCACCAGCGAACGGTGAGGGATGCGGGACGGCTCCACTTGAAGAGCGCGCGCGAGTTGGCCGAGTACGCCCGCTCGGATGACCCGACCGAGGCCAGTATCGGCGTAGCCGCGATCAACTCTCTCATCGTGGTCGATGAAACCGCCATCACCCTGATCAATGCCTTTGACCTGATCGCCAGACGAGGGGCCGGAAAGTGCGTGGCCGTGGTCGGTTCATTTCCCTTCGTGCCGCGACTGCGCAACCTGGTTGGCGAACTGCTGGTGATCGAGCGTCGACCCGCAGACGGCGAATACCCTGCCAGCGCCGCCGATACGCTGATTCCCCGCGCGGAGGTGGTCGCGGTGACCGCGTCATCGCTCATCAACCATACACTCGATCATCTGTTGTCGCTCTGCAAACCGGGTGCGTTCGTGGTGGTGCTCGGTCCGACGGCTCCACTTTCGCACGTGCTGCTCGATCACGGCGCCACCGCGGTGGCCGGCTCAATCGTCACCGACGAGATGGGCGCCATTCGGGCCATCGAGCAAGGTTCGTCCTTTCGACAGTTGCCCGGCATTCGGCTTGCGGCGATGACCGTCGGCCCTCACGGGCATGGGATCGATGGCCATGCTCGAGTCTGA
- a CDS encoding DUF6125 family protein: MTCHVTMSREELLQALKAFARNWLAHDGCWFLAAEERLGPEAAIGH, from the coding sequence ATGACCTGCCATGTGACCATGTCGCGCGAGGAACTGCTGCAGGCGCTGAAGGCGTTCGCCAGGAATTGGCTGGCGCATGACGGATGCTGGTTCCTGGCTGCGGAAGAGCGGCTGGGCCCGGAGGCCGCCATCGGCCATTGA
- a CDS encoding plasma-membrane proton-efflux P-type ATPase, whose amino-acid sequence MHPATETPGIESPRVVPASAKAPDIASASVPDTLAMLHVNPDVGLTSAEVDVRRKAQGYNEVAEQPQHPVLMFLRKFWGVSAWMLELIMVLSAVLGKLSDLVVVGALLVVNAVLSFMQEHRAAGVVETLRRRLQVSARVRREASWQVIPARDLVPGDIVRVRAGDIIPADVKLLTGSLSVDQSALTGESKDADKAPGDVVSSGSVVHRGEGNAVVMLTGAKTFFGRTTELVQQARPKLHIEAVVAKVVRWLFVIVGALLGVVIVLSIIRGVPLLEMVPLMLVLLMSAVPVALPVMFTVSMAVGAKELAKRGVLVTRLSAAEDAATMDVLCVDKTGTITMNQLAVTGVIPLAHATDADVLFAGALASQEANHDPIDLAFLAAAQEKHVFDGRPGATPVSFAPFDAKNRRTEAVVEQNGQRLRVMKGAVRTVAEACGLTPPEIEALEARVSESALKGYRTLAVARGPDQAPSSKPVLLGLMTLYDPPRPEARQLIAELRDLGVSVKMLTGDALAVASEIASGVGLPTIRRVADLKAAPPQAGSGAGDVLAGADGFAEVYPEDKYIVVQRLQAAGHVTGMTGDGVNDAPALRQAEVGIAVSSATDVAKGAASVVLTEAGLTNIVALVEQGRTIYQRILTWIINKISRTILKAAFVAIAFVLTGKFVVSAFAMLLLVFMTDFAKIALATDHVRPSREPETWNIGGFVMVSVVLGVVMVAETLVLLWVGWSRFGLATNDNALYTFSFLTLLYFAVFSIVSARERRWFWATLPSKTFLAALVADAVVGTVLTFVGLPGLMPLPGWLVLTIFAYAMVSCLVVNDVLKVAMIRWRVPKAAA is encoded by the coding sequence ATGCACCCGGCTACAGAAACCCCTGGAATAGAGTCGCCTCGCGTCGTGCCCGCATCGGCCAAGGCTCCCGACATCGCATCCGCGTCGGTTCCCGACACGCTCGCGATGCTTCACGTGAATCCCGACGTTGGGCTCACGTCCGCCGAGGTGGACGTCCGCCGGAAGGCGCAGGGCTACAACGAAGTGGCCGAACAGCCACAGCACCCCGTCCTCATGTTCCTGCGGAAGTTCTGGGGCGTGTCGGCGTGGATGCTCGAGCTGATCATGGTGCTGTCGGCGGTGCTCGGGAAACTCTCCGATCTCGTGGTGGTGGGCGCGCTGCTGGTCGTCAACGCGGTGCTGAGTTTTATGCAGGAGCATCGGGCAGCAGGCGTGGTCGAGACGCTGCGGCGCCGGCTGCAGGTCAGTGCGCGGGTACGCCGCGAGGCGAGCTGGCAGGTCATTCCCGCCCGGGATCTGGTCCCGGGCGACATCGTCCGCGTGCGCGCAGGCGACATCATTCCAGCGGACGTGAAACTCCTCACTGGATCGTTGAGCGTCGATCAGTCGGCGCTCACCGGCGAGTCAAAGGACGCCGACAAGGCGCCCGGCGACGTCGTCTCGTCAGGATCCGTCGTCCACCGGGGCGAAGGCAACGCCGTCGTGATGCTGACCGGGGCGAAGACCTTCTTTGGACGCACCACCGAACTGGTGCAGCAAGCGCGACCGAAACTCCACATCGAGGCGGTGGTGGCCAAAGTCGTCCGCTGGCTCTTCGTGATCGTCGGCGCGCTGTTGGGCGTCGTGATTGTCCTGTCGATCATCCGCGGTGTACCGCTCCTGGAGATGGTTCCGCTCATGCTCGTGCTCTTGATGAGCGCGGTACCGGTCGCTCTTCCCGTCATGTTCACGGTCAGCATGGCCGTCGGGGCGAAGGAACTGGCGAAGCGCGGCGTGCTGGTCACCCGCCTCAGCGCGGCGGAGGATGCCGCGACGATGGACGTGCTGTGCGTGGATAAGACGGGCACGATTACCATGAATCAACTGGCCGTCACCGGCGTGATCCCGCTGGCGCACGCGACAGACGCCGATGTGTTGTTCGCCGGCGCACTTGCGTCTCAAGAAGCCAACCACGATCCGATTGATCTGGCGTTCCTCGCCGCGGCACAGGAGAAGCACGTCTTCGACGGCAGGCCAGGCGCGACGCCCGTCTCCTTCGCGCCGTTTGATGCGAAGAACCGGCGGACCGAAGCCGTCGTCGAACAGAACGGACAGCGGCTTCGCGTGATGAAGGGCGCCGTTCGAACCGTCGCCGAGGCGTGCGGTCTGACGCCCCCGGAGATCGAGGCGTTGGAGGCGCGGGTCAGCGAATCGGCCCTGAAGGGATATCGGACACTGGCGGTCGCGCGAGGCCCTGACCAGGCGCCTTCGTCCAAACCGGTATTGCTCGGCTTGATGACGCTTTATGATCCGCCCCGGCCGGAGGCCAGACAGCTGATTGCCGAACTCCGGGACTTGGGCGTGTCGGTCAAGATGCTCACGGGCGACGCCCTGGCGGTCGCGAGCGAAATCGCAAGCGGCGTCGGGTTGCCCACGATCCGGCGGGTGGCGGACTTGAAGGCCGCGCCCCCGCAGGCCGGAAGCGGGGCGGGTGACGTGCTGGCGGGCGCCGACGGGTTCGCCGAAGTCTATCCGGAGGACAAGTACATCGTCGTCCAGCGCCTGCAGGCCGCAGGGCACGTGACCGGGATGACGGGCGACGGCGTCAACGATGCTCCCGCGCTGCGTCAGGCCGAAGTGGGCATCGCCGTCAGCAGCGCGACCGACGTAGCCAAAGGGGCCGCAAGCGTCGTGCTGACCGAGGCGGGTCTCACGAATATCGTGGCACTGGTCGAGCAGGGGAGGACCATCTATCAGCGCATTCTGACGTGGATCATCAACAAGATCAGCCGGACGATCCTGAAGGCCGCCTTCGTGGCTATCGCATTTGTGCTGACCGGCAAGTTCGTGGTCTCCGCGTTTGCGATGTTGCTGCTGGTCTTCATGACGGACTTTGCGAAGATCGCCCTGGCTACCGACCACGTTCGACCCTCCCGGGAACCGGAGACGTGGAACATCGGGGGCTTCGTCATGGTGTCCGTGGTGCTGGGCGTCGTAATGGTCGCGGAGACCCTCGTCCTCCTGTGGGTGGGGTGGTCGCGCTTCGGTCTGGCGACCAACGACAATGCCCTCTACACCTTCAGCTTTCTGACGCTGCTCTACTTTGCGGTGTTCTCGATCGTGTCGGCGCGGGAGCGCCGCTGGTTCTGGGCGACGCTGCCGAGCAAGACGTTCCTGGCGGCGCTCGTCGCCGACGCGGTGGTGGGCACTGTCCTGACGTTCGTGGGTCTGCCGGGACTGATGCCACTGCCGGGGTGGCTGGTGCTCACGATATTCGCTTATGCGATGGTCTCGTGCCTGGTTGTGAACGACGTTCTCAAGGTCGCGATGATCCGCTGGCGCGTGCCGAAAGCGGCCGCGTAG
- a CDS encoding homocysteine S-methyltransferase family protein: protein MIDRRPIGELLAADVPVLMEGAVVERVRRGAPALFDPLLANAPLIYGEAGRALLREIYTDYIDIGRAHDFPLLSLAPTWRANPDRLAASAFAGRDLNGDAVRFLQEIRGAAGDYGAQVYIGGLMGCRGDAYKPQEALSRESARAFHAVQAAALSGAGADYLMASTMPEIHEALGIADALASTGCPYLVSFIVRPSGCLLDETPLDDALASIDDQVAPRPLGYLVNCVHSSVLESALGAPAGRRALDSGRLLGLQANTSSRSPEELEGSQELAGEAPEAFASGMCSLRKQFGLRVLGGCCGTDGGHIAALARGLMVA from the coding sequence GTGATCGACCGGCGTCCCATCGGCGAACTCCTCGCGGCCGACGTCCCTGTGCTCATGGAAGGCGCGGTGGTCGAGCGCGTCAGACGCGGCGCGCCGGCGCTGTTTGACCCTCTCCTCGCGAACGCGCCCTTGATTTATGGCGAGGCCGGCCGCGCCCTGCTGCGAGAGATCTACACGGACTACATCGACATCGGGCGGGCGCATGATTTTCCCCTCCTCAGCCTTGCGCCCACATGGCGCGCCAACCCAGATCGACTGGCCGCGTCCGCCTTCGCGGGACGCGATCTCAACGGGGACGCCGTACGGTTCCTCCAGGAGATCCGGGGTGCCGCTGGCGATTACGGGGCACAGGTGTACATCGGCGGACTCATGGGCTGCCGCGGCGATGCCTACAAGCCTCAGGAGGCCCTCAGCAGGGAATCGGCCCGGGCGTTTCACGCGGTCCAGGCCGCGGCACTCTCTGGCGCGGGGGCCGACTACCTCATGGCCTCGACCATGCCCGAGATCCACGAGGCACTCGGCATCGCGGACGCCCTTGCATCCACCGGTTGCCCATACCTGGTGAGCTTCATCGTGCGTCCCTCCGGCTGCCTGCTGGACGAAACGCCGCTTGATGACGCCTTGGCGAGCATCGACGACCAGGTGGCTCCGCGTCCCCTTGGCTACCTGGTGAATTGCGTCCACAGTTCGGTCCTGGAGTCAGCCCTCGGTGCGCCGGCCGGCCGGCGAGCGCTGGACTCGGGCCGGCTCCTGGGCCTTCAGGCCAACACGTCCTCCAGGAGCCCCGAGGAACTGGAGGGTTCTCAGGAACTGGCGGGAGAGGCCCCGGAGGCGTTCGCGTCGGGGATGTGCTCGCTGCGAAAGCAGTTCGGTCTGCGCGTACTGGGCGGATGCTGCGGCACGGATGGCGGCCACATCGCCGCGCTGGCCCGAGGCCTGATGGTGGCGTGA
- a CDS encoding response regulator transcription factor, whose translation MRALIVEDDATIADFVARGLREAGFAVDVAADGEAALDRMRQRTYDVAVVDLMLPKRHGLSVIDQMRRHAIDTPVLILSARRSVDDRVKGLQAGGDDYLTKPFAFAELLARVQALVRRATRAPDPTTLTVDDLVLDLLSRRAARGGTPIDLHPREFSLLDYLMRNAGRVVSKTMILSHVWEYNFDPQTNIVDVLVSRLREKIDRPFGKRLLHTVRGVGYVLRAEP comes from the coding sequence ATGCGCGCCTTGATCGTCGAAGACGATGCGACGATCGCCGACTTCGTGGCTCGGGGTCTGCGCGAGGCCGGCTTCGCGGTGGACGTGGCCGCCGATGGCGAGGCCGCGCTCGATCGCATGCGGCAGCGGACCTACGACGTCGCGGTCGTCGACCTGATGCTCCCCAAACGCCACGGCCTGTCGGTGATCGACCAGATGCGCCGGCACGCCATCGACACGCCGGTCCTCATCCTGAGCGCCCGCCGCTCGGTCGACGACCGCGTGAAGGGGCTGCAGGCGGGGGGCGACGACTATCTGACCAAACCGTTCGCGTTTGCCGAACTGCTGGCGCGGGTGCAGGCCCTGGTCCGGCGTGCCACCCGCGCGCCGGATCCGACGACGTTGACCGTCGATGACCTGGTGCTCGATCTCCTGTCGCGGCGCGCCGCGCGTGGAGGAACGCCGATCGACCTCCATCCGCGTGAATTCTCCCTGCTCGACTATTTGATGCGAAACGCGGGGCGCGTCGTATCGAAGACGATGATTCTGTCGCACGTCTGGGAATACAATTTCGATCCCCAAACCAACATTGTCGACGTGTTGGTGAGCCGTTTGCGGGAGAAGATTGACCGTCCGTTCGGGAAGAGGCTGCTGCATACCGTGCGCGGCGTGGGATACGTGCTCAGGGCCGAGCCGTGA
- a CDS encoding HAMP domain-containing sensor histidine kinase, whose translation MASRPHLPAFGLRLALWYATLFVGGSVVIVFMTYWLTAASLAQRDREILGSKLGEYAAVYQRGGLQALTDTVQAEQRTAPERLFVRVVDRGAEAIVLSQPEGWDLQRLETASLGLADGTLVQVGKSTDAREVLLARFRAALGLVTRTVVVLALTGGFIMTRSAIRPIRRLTRAVSRIISTGRTDERVPLSGDGHGDAIDELTRLFNAMLDKIEGLVAAMRGSLDNVSHDVRTPLTRLRGTAEMALVSAPDLDRYREALADCVEESDRVLVMLNTYMDISEAESGAMRLRREPVHLGAVVDRAVDLYRYVADAKGIVLTAHTPDDVVVEADATRLEQVAANLIDNALKYTPAGGRVDVEVLAGGDRARLRVRDTGLGIPPDELPRIWDRLFRGDTSRTERGLGLGLSLVKAVVEAHGGTVDVESEPGRGSAFSVFLPVQRSASVVPPTAFAKATAVRQSFSGGGSQTPRL comes from the coding sequence GTGGCGAGTCGCCCCCATCTGCCGGCGTTCGGCCTGCGTCTGGCCCTCTGGTACGCGACGCTGTTTGTCGGCGGATCGGTGGTCATCGTGTTCATGACCTACTGGCTGACCGCCGCGTCGCTGGCGCAGCGCGATCGCGAAATCCTCGGCTCCAAGCTGGGAGAATATGCGGCGGTGTATCAGCGGGGAGGGCTTCAAGCGCTCACCGACACCGTGCAGGCTGAACAGCGCACGGCACCCGAGCGTTTGTTCGTCCGCGTCGTCGACCGGGGGGCAGAGGCGATCGTCTTGAGCCAACCCGAAGGCTGGGATCTCCAGCGGTTGGAGACGGCCTCGCTCGGCCTCGCGGACGGGACGTTGGTGCAGGTGGGGAAGAGCACCGACGCGCGCGAGGTTCTGCTCGCCCGGTTTCGCGCGGCGCTCGGCCTCGTCACGCGGACGGTGGTCGTCTTGGCGCTCACCGGCGGTTTCATCATGACGCGTTCCGCGATCCGGCCGATCCGGCGGCTCACGCGCGCGGTGTCCCGGATCATCAGTACGGGCCGCACCGATGAGCGTGTCCCGCTGTCGGGCGACGGGCACGGCGACGCGATCGACGAACTGACGCGGCTGTTCAACGCCATGCTCGACAAGATCGAAGGGCTCGTGGCCGCGATGCGCGGATCGCTCGACAACGTGTCGCACGACGTGCGGACCCCGCTGACGCGTCTGCGCGGCACGGCCGAAATGGCGCTGGTCTCGGCGCCCGATCTCGATCGCTATCGCGAAGCGCTGGCCGATTGCGTGGAGGAGTCGGATCGTGTGCTGGTGATGCTCAACACGTACATGGACATTTCCGAGGCCGAGAGCGGCGCCATGCGCCTGCGCCGCGAGCCCGTTCACCTTGGCGCCGTCGTCGACAGGGCTGTGGATTTGTACCGGTACGTGGCGGACGCGAAGGGGATTGTCCTGACGGCGCACACGCCCGACGACGTGGTGGTCGAGGCAGATGCCACCAGACTCGAGCAGGTCGCCGCCAACCTGATCGACAACGCGCTGAAGTACACGCCGGCTGGCGGGCGCGTGGACGTCGAGGTGCTGGCCGGCGGTGATCGCGCGCGGCTCCGGGTCCGGGATACCGGCCTCGGCATCCCGCCTGACGAGTTGCCGCGCATCTGGGACCGGCTGTTCCGCGGCGATACCAGCCGTACCGAGCGGGGGCTCGGCCTCGGGCTCAGCCTCGTCAAAGCCGTCGTCGAAGCACACGGCGGCACGGTAGACGTCGAGAGCGAGCCGGGCAGAGGGTCCGCGTTTTCTGTATTCCTGCCTGTTCAGAGGTCCGCCTCAGTAGTCCCGCCAACCGCCTTCGCCAAGGCTACGGCGGTCCGCCAGAGCTTCAGCGGCGGCGGAAGCCAGACGCCGCGCCTGTAG
- a CDS encoding DegQ family serine endoprotease yields MNSVSSFTRRAERAGLALVAAAALVAGGAWYGASVHAQAASSKTTAASTITHSIPGSRDSYADIVNVVAPAVVTIRVESKAKISPTQFSDGDELFRRFFGDPFEQGQRQQTPPQMRPVPRQRGLGSGVVIRRDGYILTNNHVIDGADSISVEFTDGRTLSATLVGSDKASDVALLKVKADALPALTLGNSDAVHVGDVVLAIGNPLGVGQTVTMGIISAKGRATGTGDGSYEDFLQTDAPINHGNSGGALVNTKGELVGINSQILSNTGENIGIGFAIPANMARHVTDQLLKDGKVHRSQLGVTIQPVTSDMAANLGLKEVGGVIIGTVDPGSAADRAGLKQGDVIEAFNGQTVKDLNALRNRVADTPPGSKTTVTIVRDGATRDVPVTLSEAVASKTSEKGESDSTTTEDRSALGISVAPLTPELADRFNLPNGAKGVVVQDVNPDGRAAGAGLQAGDVIQQVNRRPVQTVEELRTAVRSNADKPTLLLISRDGRNLFVTVRPNA; encoded by the coding sequence ATGAACTCAGTCTCCAGCTTCACCCGGCGCGCAGAGCGAGCCGGACTCGCCCTCGTGGCAGCTGCCGCACTGGTGGCGGGCGGGGCGTGGTACGGCGCTTCGGTCCACGCGCAAGCCGCCTCATCGAAAACCACTGCGGCATCGACCATCACCCATTCGATCCCTGGATCCCGCGACTCCTACGCCGATATCGTCAACGTCGTCGCACCCGCGGTCGTCACGATTCGTGTCGAGAGCAAGGCGAAGATATCGCCGACCCAGTTCAGCGATGGCGACGAACTGTTTCGCCGTTTCTTCGGCGATCCATTCGAGCAGGGACAGCGCCAGCAGACGCCGCCGCAGATGCGGCCAGTGCCCAGGCAGCGCGGCCTTGGTTCGGGCGTGGTCATCAGGCGTGACGGCTACATCCTGACGAACAATCACGTGATCGACGGAGCCGACAGCATCAGCGTCGAATTCACGGACGGCCGCACGCTGTCGGCCACGCTGGTGGGCTCGGATAAGGCGAGCGACGTGGCACTGCTCAAGGTGAAAGCCGACGCGCTTCCGGCCCTCACGCTGGGCAACTCGGACGCCGTCCACGTGGGCGACGTCGTCCTGGCGATCGGCAACCCGCTCGGCGTGGGCCAGACCGTGACGATGGGCATCATCAGCGCGAAGGGCCGGGCTACAGGCACTGGCGACGGCAGTTACGAAGACTTTCTGCAGACCGACGCGCCCATCAACCATGGCAATTCTGGCGGGGCGCTCGTCAACACGAAGGGCGAGCTGGTCGGGATCAATTCGCAGATTCTCTCGAATACCGGCGAGAACATCGGGATCGGCTTTGCCATTCCGGCGAACATGGCGCGCCACGTCACCGACCAGCTCCTGAAGGACGGGAAGGTCCATCGTTCGCAGCTGGGCGTGACCATTCAACCCGTGACCTCGGACATGGCCGCGAACCTCGGTCTGAAGGAGGTCGGCGGCGTGATCATCGGCACGGTCGACCCCGGCAGCGCGGCGGATCGAGCCGGCCTCAAGCAGGGTGATGTCATCGAGGCGTTCAACGGCCAGACCGTCAAAGACCTGAACGCTCTGCGGAACCGCGTGGCCGACACCCCGCCCGGATCGAAGACGACGGTGACCATCGTCCGTGACGGCGCGACGCGCGACGTGCCGGTGACACTCAGCGAAGCGGTGGCGAGCAAGACCTCCGAGAAGGGCGAGAGCGACTCGACAACGACCGAGGATCGATCGGCGCTCGGCATCTCGGTGGCGCCCCTCACCCCGGAGCTTGCCGACCGATTCAACCTGCCGAACGGCGCGAAGGGCGTTGTCGTGCAGGACGTGAATCCCGACGGCCGCGCCGCCGGCGCGGGCCTTCAGGCGGGCGACGTTATTCAGCAGGTCAATCGGCGGCCGGTCCAGACGGTCGAGGAGCTGCGGACGGCGGTTCGCAGCAACGCCGACAAACCGACGCTGCTGCTGATCAGCCGTGACGGACGGAACCTGTTTGTGACCGTCCGACCGAACGCCTGA